One Engraulis encrasicolus isolate BLACKSEA-1 chromosome 4, IST_EnEncr_1.0, whole genome shotgun sequence genomic window, CAAGAAGTTAGTCGCTTGCTCAATCAGAGCCAGGAGAATTTCCAAGGACATGGTTGTGATAAACCTGGCTGAGTTCCTACTGACGAGGAGAGCGGGGTGAGAGGTGTTGTTGAGGAGAGGAAGGCATTCATTTTTCTTCAGTTGAATGTCATTTGACTATGTAATGTGAAGAACTGCACAGTGTAAACACAatgcatatacaaacacacacttgcaaacataggcctacagtacatacgAATACTGTGCACAGAAGACAAGACTTATTTAGGTACCTCCATGGTGTTTTCAGATGAGAATTACGACAATATGTAAGAATGATGGCACGAGTTAGTAACATTTACGTGGACTTGccctgtcctctgtgtgtgtgtgtgtgtgtgtgtgtgtgtgtgtgtgtgtgtgtgacaaaattctgctcagtatccagccTAATTAGGAGGAGCCTTTTCATTTGGAGAcgcaggtgccacatgtatccttaagacactcagtgagcagatccttttagctttgtgtaaaactcctatcaaatttggcttgtgctatgataaacgcctatctgtcaatccaaataaagaagtaaaatgtgtgtgtgtgtgtgtgtaaatgggtgAATGCTACATCATACAgtatacaaacacagacattccTTTCCTATGACAATGCTCTATGCTTCTCTAAAGGCAATGACTTATTACTAAGCACAGTCAGGACACGTGCATACACAAAGCTGTAACACCTCTATAACTTTCCAATTCATCAGGACTTTAAACAGACACGCACGAGCgcaaaagcaagcacacacacacacacacgcacacacacacacacacacacacacacacacacacacacacacacacacacacacacacacacacgcacacacacagaacttaaCTCTGTTGACAATCTGTCATTATTTTAAGCCACACATTCAACTGAGATTGCAATGCCTCCTCATCTGCATGGGGTGATTGCCTGGTGCCCCCTTGTGGTCGTTAGCTGACCCACAGGCCTTTGCTCCAGGGTGTTGTGGCTGGTGGTGGCCATGGAGTGGAGGAGCTGCTTGGAGATAGCACACTTGGAAGGGACggagttgcctggttaacaccagacctaatcacaagtgagatttgtgtctttcagatcgaaacgattgtgtagaactaaaggcagtatgggagttcccaggctagggacGGAGTAGTGTGGCACAGATGCAGAAGAAGATGATAGGAGTCCAAAGTAGAGACCACAACCATCTTCTTCACCACTACTTCACCattaaccagtgccctcccccatcttcatccatgactgaggtaccctgagcatggtaccgtccggctgcactgctcccttggggcgccattggggcctgcccccttgcacgggtgaggaataaatgcaatttcgttgtgtgcagtgtacacttgtgtgctgtggagtgctgtgtaacaatgacaatgggagttggagtttcccagttgggctttcacttcacttcagtcaCATGGCATGTCCACTTGCACACCTCTTACACATAACTGGTGAATGATAGTGATACCACTGCCATCTTCTATCACATTGCACGTAAACTTTTCCACCGCTCTTAACTGGTGGATGATAGGGTCCATATAGAGACCACTGCCATGATCTTCACTATATTGTTCACTACACTTAAACATCCCTCATTACCCACCGCCCTCTTCAGTCACACTGTATATCAGCTTATATGCACAGCCCAGTTCCAACGCCCACGCTGGATGCAGCCTGATGTGATAGTGATATTGTATGAAGTGGCAAGTGACCCGGCACTTTGGATGTTGTGGACATTTCCAGACAATCCATACAGAAGTGTATGAAGTAGaaggaaagttttttttaaaagccttcatgaagtgcaatggaataactggtgtaataactaTGTAATATGCAATAGTGTGCACTGTATAGCATGCATGAGTTCTACTTACATCAAGAAGGCACTTCTAGTTTTACTTCATTTGACTTAATACACATTTTTAGTTAATGCTACGCATCCACTTGTATACCCCTGGCTGGGGTCCAGTTCCAACATCCCTGGCCTTCAAAGAGCCAGTTGTCATCTCCCACTCTGAagggactagggctgggtatcacatCCATGTCCCTGggtcgattcgatttcgattcttagggctttgaattgattaatcgcgattcaattcgatttgattcgattcaatccgaatcgattcaatccttTCCCCTCTTGGTGCCAGgagttcccccaaaagatgctgtagcctatttttacatttaaaaaatcaaagagttgtggcttgacagtgttaactgattggtaatttctcattagtaggcctaggcctaattgactcatacctactgggtattttccatagacctaaattaaacaaaaagaacaaaaagaaatcgattaatcgttttttttacccagccctagtaggGACTCTATCCACCTTAAACTGCACGGTTACAAGAGCGGCTGGCACCATTACTATTTTCTAGTGGCTGCTGCGAAATCATTCAGTGTTGCTAAGGGCAGCCTAACCCGAACTAGCAAATTATGTGGGAGCACAATATCTGTTGAAATGGGGGAGCTACTGTATGGTCCAATGGTTAGAAAGTTGGACTTCAATtcagagggttgaaggtttgAATCAAACCCTTCCCCCTCTTCACCTTGGTTCACAGCTtcagtggccttgagcaaggcacctgaccccacagtGGTCTGGGGACTGTAATCAATTCCCTGCACCTCAAGTGtctgtatgtcgctttggataaaagctttaGCTGAGTGTAATGTCATGTGATATAAATAAATGGGAGGGGTTAGTGGGCgggataataaggtggatagtTATGTTTGAATTATCACACTTAATTTACTATTTCCTATTATTTATTTGCATcatagaaacaaaaaaactacaaATTCCAAACTTCAATCCCCATCATCCTCGTCCTGTTGTGTGGTCTTGGTTGAGTCTAAGAGTGTGCttacaggtgtgtgagtgtgcaaaacGTGGTCTATGGACAGGAGTTTGTATGCACACTGCAGCACAGAGAGCAAGAGCTGCTGCTTGCACGACACACCCTCTAGGCCTCCTGAGTGGGTCCTGTGGGAAGTGCCAGACCTGAGCTTGTCCAATAGGGAGGCATGAGACTGCATGAAGAGGCAGGGCTTACCAGAGTGGAGCATTCTGGGCAAGTCTAGCACTGACTCCGCCAATACGCTGCAGGCCTCAGGCTCCCGAGCCGACCAATCAGAAGACATCAGGAAGTGATGTAACAGCATTTCAAAAACTCCACCAACAGGAAGAACATGGCCAGCTCGCAGAAGCCAACACAACGGGTCATGACTGGTAGCCGGGTCAGGGACCGTTGTTTCTGATTCTACGGGGGAATGTAATTGGACAGGATTATGAGACATCTCCTCTGATTGGTCAGTGTGAGAGTTCTGAGAACGATCCATGGGCGTGAGCGTGTGTTCAGCTTCACAGACACTGTGCAGCATTGTGAAGACTCCCTGACACGCACTCCTGTACTGGTCAAGaggccctgggcctgggccacacagcaggagtgtgtgtgggtgtaagagGTGTTCTCTGTTGTTTTGAGGACGTGTTGGTGTGAGCCCAACACAGGCCAACCTGCGACCGCCCGACACAGCACGGCTGACTGATGTCACCGTGGCAACGCGACCCACGGCGGCGGCCTCTGATTGGGCGAGCTGGGAGAGCAAGTCCAGAAGAGGCGGGTCCACGCACTCCGCCACACAGAGCCGCTTCTGCGCAGCCCACTGAAGGAGGGCGTCCGGACACGTCACAGGAGACAGGAGGACAGTCACGTCCAACTCTTCCACCTGTGTGCACAGACGGCGCCCCATTGCTTGGCCGTTGTAGATGCAGTTCTCAAACACATAAGCAGCGTTATTGATGGAAAATTCGCTTTCATTGAAAACCAGCAGTCTGATTGATTCTTTTTCGCGAGTTTCGAAAAATACTGTCCAATCACAGTCCAAGAGCAACCCCTCCTGGACAAATGACCGACCAATGGGCAAGCCCGATACAGTTTGATGCAGAACGGGGAAGTGTGTATGGATAAATCTGACCGTTTCTGCCATGGTTTGTTGTCCCACATGCCATTTCCGATAAAATTGGCAGATGAGTGGTGTGAGAACTTCAGCCTGGCCTGTTGCAAGCCTTCCAGTCAAGTATCCTGCAACCAGCCCCTCCAAAACCCCTCCAGGGTAACTGTAGAGGGCGGACACATGTGGGGTGACCTGGCGCATTATGACATCATCCAAACCGTCATGACAGAACTCCAGAAGCCGCCTCGCCAGGTGCCTGGCGCGGCTGTTTGACATGTCCCAGCATGCCTTGCTGGGTGCACGGATCCTTCTCAGCAGGGAGGCCAGCAGGAGGACGAAGGACTTGGAGCCATCCGCTGTCATGGTGCAGTGTCCTTGAATGCAATCCACAATCATTCTGTGGAAGGAAAATAAAACTTAATGCATCTTGTTGCTATGTTATCCTGTTAACACATGACCCGTGTCATAcagttgctgttaccagaatggtaatgaccaagtcgcaaaTGCATTACtaaggccctgtgctatgtcagCAGTGCAGTAGCCTACTATATCGTAGTTGAGTCTTTATAGCAATTACTATAGCGTTCCAATGGTGGGAAAGCGTGCTTTTGGGGGCTACTCCAAGTTTGTACTATAGGTAGGCTACACAACGTTGGAGTTTATACTCTGATACAgactaaataggcctactattattttGAGGGATGGAAAGGATGGGGCAGCTATAGGCCAACACAGCTCAGGGTACGCCAAAAGTGGAGTCAGTCATTttatttaaaatattattttgaaACATAGTGTATTCGATGGAAAGCAAAcattggcagagagagagcgagagagcgagagagagagagagagagagagagagagagagagagagagagagagagacctaccgGGCAACCGGGTGTGCGATATGGAGTGACCTCAAAATCTTCTGTCCATGACGAGTG contains:
- the bbs10 gene encoding Bardet-Biedl syndrome 10 protein gives rise to the protein MAYDDSSYGRSTLLVVSCLESVLLRSFGPGGGLVLFTRDTGEVLLTRHGQKILRSLHIAHPVARMIVDCIQGHCTMTADGSKSFVLLLASLLRRIRAPSKACWDMSNSRARHLARRLLEFCHDGLDDVIMRQVTPHVSALYSYPGGVLEGLVAGYLTGRLATGQAEVLTPLICQFYRKWHVGQQTMAETVRFIHTHFPVLHQTVSGLPIGRSFVQEGLLLDCDWTVFFETREKESIRLLVFNESEFSINNAAYVFENCIYNGQAMGRRLCTQVEELDVTVLLSPVTCPDALLQWAAQKRLCVAECVDPPLLDLLSQLAQSEAAAVGRVATVTSVSRAVSGGRRLACVGLTPTRPQNNREHLLHPHTLLLCGPGPGPLDQYRSACQGVFTMLHSVCEAEHTLTPMDRSQNSHTDQSEEMSHNPVQLHSPVESETTVPDPATSHDPLCWLLRAGHVLPVGGVFEMLLHHFLMSSDWSAREPEACSVLAESVLDLPRMLHSGKPCLFMQSHASLLDKLRSGTSHRTHSGGLEGVSCKQQLLLSVLQCAYKLLSIDHVLHTHTPVSTLLDSTKTTQQDEDDGD